The bacterium genomic sequence CCACCGCCCTGGGCGATGCGCGCACCCTCATCGCCGAGGCGGCGGCCAAGGCCGGCTACGATGTGGCGGTGCTGAAGCGCCGTCTGGAGGGCGGCGCGGACTGAGACGCGGCGCCGTTCCCGCACGCGCGCCGGGCAGGGGCCCCGGTCAGACGGCGGGCACCCGGCGCCCCTGGGCCACGTCCTCGAGCAGGATCGCCAGCTCGGCCAGCATGATGTCCGAGGCGCCGAGGGTGTGGGCCTCCTCCGCGGCCGCCGGCACCAGCGACGGGTCCGACTCGATGCCGATGGCGAGCCGGCGGGCGACCTTGTCCGCCAGGGCGACGAGGTTCACCAGGGTCCCGCGATCGGCCAGATCCTCCGCGTGGTGATCGCGCACCACCTCGGCGTAGACGTCCGGCAGGTCCCAGCTCTCGACCAGGGCGTACCCTTCCTTCGCGTGGGCCGCGAGGTAGATCTCCTGGAACAGGGACTCGGAGATCCGCAGGGGTTCCTCGGCGTCCTTCGCGATCTCGTCGAGGGCCTTCACGAGCACCAGCCCCCCGATGTCGTGCAGCAGGCCCGCCACGAAGGCCTCGTTCTGCAGGTCGCTGAACCCGAGACGCTTCGCCAGCCACCCCGCGCCGAGGGCCACGGCCGCGGCGTGGTCCCACAATGGTCCCACGAAGGGCTTCAGCACCGACGACGCCACCGTGTAGTCGCCCTTCTGGGTGGCCAGCACGGTCAGCCGCACGAGCTCCGGGGCGCCGAGGCGCACGGCGGCGTCGCGGACGGTGCGGATCTCGGTGAGCCCGCCGTAGAACGAGCTGTTGGCCACGCGCAGGATCTCGGCCGTGAGCACCGCGTCCTGCGACACCAGCGCGACCACCTCCTGCAGGTCGAAGTCGGGGTCGCGGGTGATCCCCTGCAGGCGGGCCGCGAGCTGGTTCGGCGTGGGCAGGGCGACGTCGCCGGCGGCGATGCGGTCCTCGACGCGTTGGAGCAGGGACT encodes the following:
- a CDS encoding HDOD domain-containing protein gives rise to the protein MSAGKSLLQRVEDRIAAGDVALPTPNQLAARLQGITRDPDFDLQEVVALVSQDAVLTAEILRVANSSFYGGLTEIRTVRDAAVRLGAPELVRLTVLATQKGDYTVASSVLKPFVGPLWDHAAAVALGAGWLAKRLGFSDLQNEAFVAGLLHDIGGLVLVKALDEIAKDAEEPLRISESLFQEIYLAAHAKEGYALVESWDLPDVYAEVVRDHHAEDLADRGTLVNLVALADKVARRLAIGIESDPSLVPAAAEEAHTLGASDIMLAELAILLEDVAQGRRVPAV